Below is a genomic region from Belonocnema kinseyi isolate 2016_QV_RU_SX_M_011 chromosome 4, B_treatae_v1, whole genome shotgun sequence.
cctTTTCAGGTTAAccatattaattaaatacttagAATTGTTGGTCCtttaataaagttactttcataaatgaaaataaaatttatttacaataaatttgtaaaattttatccatattttGTACAATAAGGAATTATATTTAGCAAAACCTTGAGATAGCTCGAAAAAATATggaattgtcgagaatttttttcagaatttgaatacACCctgataaatgtaaaaaaagattttaaaaaataataaaatctcagCAAACTTTGAggtataaaatttaatcaaatttaatttcagatGAGTTTTTACGGTAATCCTTTGAAACACGGAAAAGGTGTAAATAAACCGTTTCGATCTCCTCTCATAAAAACTGATCCAAATCAAGATCGAGGCGATGGATCTCCGAATTCCAGAAGACTGAATACACCCTCCAAAGTAAATCAAATCTCAAGAGTAAAATCATTAGGATTTAAATCTCCCATGCGGGCTCATGGATTTATTTCGCCGctaaaacctttagaaattatGTCGCCTTCGAAAGAATTAGAAGTTAAGGCCGTTTCGAAATCTCTAATTGGATTGGGTTCGCCTTTGAAAAGATTGGAACACAAGTCACTAGGAACGAAAATTTCGCTCAGACCTATAGAAAATACACCTCCAAAGACATCCAGAATTGTATCttcgaaatcttcagaaaaagGTGTTAAAAAGTCACTGTCTCTAGAAAATGAGTTGTCttcaaaagaaaaagatagagatactcatgaaaaagttgaaaactcgtctccgaaatttttttcaaacgaaaagagtCTTAAGTCGAAATTAAGATCGCCAGCGAAGGATTTGGATTCAGAAATTAAAGAAGAGAAATCGCCTATCAAAAATATCGATTTGAATACACCGCCTCCTTCTCCTatgtaagaaaattttatattttatttaattttaataataattttaagaagggTGGTCGCAGGTCTGGTAAAATCTGTAAATTAAGGGAAAAGTTagggattttgaagaaaaaattctaaacttcaggaaatttctgtaaatttatttcagtaactTTTTTCCACAAATAACTTTTTAGTCTAAGTCACTATAGGAACTTTTTTAAACGATAAgatcactttagtcactttttattcaaaaaattaatcaatgggCTAATGAGTATTGAATTCAAGTCTATAATTATTcctgatttaaaggaatttcaaaggatttgaaagattttccggtgtttttaaaaaatcgaagatttcgaaatattttgaaggtttacaaatattttatggtattagAAGAGAATCCaagacattttttctaaattttcattattttaagggattctaaagtattttaaagatttagggatattaaaaaaaagccaagaaattgtaaagagctttaaaatgtttaaaagaatttgaaatattttggggcatttttaaagaatccaaagaattttttatagatCTTATTCAGTTTAAGGaattccaaagcattttaaagattttaaagcatttagaaTATTCCGAGAAATTGTCAAGAGCTTTagaaagttttaagagatttgatattttttaatggattttaaaaaattccgagaattttttaatacataataatactttaaagaggatttaaaatacttttttacaattcCAGGAATTCCAAGAGCCTTAGAAAGTTTTAAgggctttcaaaatatttcaaaggttttgaatattttaaggtattttaaaataatccaaaaattttcaagattttacggttttttttaaatttcagtgaattttcaagagctctacaatttttaaatatctggaaatattttaaggtattttaaaagaatgcaaggGATTTTTTGGAGATTTTAGTGTTTTTAAGGAATTCACAACATGTAtggtatttgaagagatttcaaagaattttttgcaaatttcaatcattttaagggattccaaagtATTGGgaatattttgtagattttaataataaaagtatttatttcaatataatattaaattggtataataataataattatttgaaatattgtagggtatttttaaagattccaagagatttttaatagatttcaataatttaaagagattttagaggattttttgatattttaaaagaatttgtaagattttagggtatttaaccaaatttaataaactttcaagagctttaaaaagcttaaaaggATTCGAAatgttttagggcatttttaaagaatctaaagagtttttgtagatttttatcatgttaaggaattttaaagcattttaaatattccggaaaattgtcaaaagcttttgaaagttttaagggatttgacatattttaaggtattttaaaagattccgagaaatttcaAATACATCTCAATACTTTAAAgagatttcagattatttttttaaatcccaggAATTTCAAGAGCCTTagtaaattttaagggattttaaaatatttcaaagattttgaatattttagggtattttaaaagaatccaaggatttttaatagatttcaattatttaaagagattttggaggaattttttattttaggatattttaaaagaattttaaagattttaggttatttaaaaaattttaaaaaatttcaggatcttgataaagcttaaaatgatttgaaaaatttttggttttgataagattccaaaaaaaatttaatacatttcaataatataaagagattttaaagtattttttataatccCAGGAATTTCAAGAGTGAAAAAgttttaaggcatttcaaaatatttttaagattttgaaatattgtatggtatttgaagagattccatagaatttttcgcgaatttaaaacattttaagggattccaaagtGTTTGgaatattttggggtattttaatagaatccaagaattttaaagatttcaggatatttaaaaaaaattagaaaaattgtagtgtattttaaaagatttcaagaaatttttaatagatttccatAACTTCAAGAGgttttgagagaatttgaaagattttagagtatttttatgaaatcccaggaattttcaagaaccttAAAGTGTTTCAAGAGTTCTCAAAATAtctcaaatgatttatttttatataatactgAATTGATAtaataatgatttgaaatattttcggatatttttaatgattccaaagaatctttaatagatttcaataatttaaaaagatttaaggtatttcgaaatattttaaaggatttcaaacattctaTGGTGTTTAAAGAGAATCGaaggattttttttgtagattttaatcattttaagagattccaaagtattttaaagatttagggacatttaaaaaaaaaacaagaaattttcgtgagctttaaaatgttaaaaggatttgaaatattttagggtatttttaaagcatctcagaaattttttgtatatttgaatgatttcaaaggatttgaaaatttttagagaaattaaaatcaaaaatcccAGGAATTTGTAAgatccttaaaaagtttcaaggctGTTCAAAGTATCTGAAaggatttattttaatataatattgaattgatataacaataatgatttgaaatattttagggtatttttaaagattccaaacatttttaaatatatttaaataatttaaagaggttttagaagattcttttattttaggatattttaaaaatatatagggtatttttaaaaatccaatgaattttaaagagctttaaaaatttgaaatattttagggtattttgaaaggaTCCGAAGAATTTTTGATAGACTTTAAGgaagttttaagggatttgaaatatttgaaggtattttaacagattccgagaaattttacataaatttcaatactttaaagagattttaaaggatttttttaatcctAGGAATTTCAAaggccttgaaatattttaagggatttcaaaatatttcaaagattttgaaatactttatggtatttgaagagattccaaagaattttttgcaaatttcaatcaattttagggattccaaagtattttaaggatttagggagattaaaaaaaatacaaggaattttcaagagctttaaaaagtttaaaagaatttgaaagattttagagtgtttaaaaaataccccaggaattttcaagatccttaaaaagtttcaagggttttcaaagtttcttaaaggatttgttttaatataatggtgaattcatataataataaatattttttatattttagggtatttttaaagattccaagaaattttaaatacatttcaatacttttaagagattttagagttttttttaaatctcaggaGTTTCAagagtcttaaaaatttttaagggatttcaaaatatttccaagattttgaatattttaaggtattttaaaagaattcaagattttagagtatttaaaaaatgcaatgaagtttcaagaactttaaaaagttttaaatgatttcaaatactttagggtatattagaagattccgaaaaaaatgtcaaaacaccTCAATAATCTAAcgagatttcagaggatttgaaaggttttagggtatttaaaaaagggCATTTTCgagattcttaaaaagtttcaagggattttaaaatatttttaaggaatttgctttaaaataatattgaattgatatcataataattatttgaaatattttagggtattttgagaaattctaagaaatttataatagatttcaataatataaaaaaatgcagaagattttaaaaaattcaagaagtttgaAGATTGTtggctatttgaaaaaatgcaatgaattttcaagggatttaaaaagttttaaaggatttgaaatattttagggtattttaaaataatccaagaattttcaagagatttataatttttttaatgattttaaatattttagggtattttaaaaggaaccacgcaattttttgtagattttagtcattttaaggaattcgacagcattttgaagatttgaaagtatttgaaatatttcaagagattttcatgAGCTTTAGAAAGtcttaaaggtttcaaaaaattgtagggtattttaaaagattccgaaaaaaatgttattacatttcaataatataaagagatttcagagtttttttttaaatcccaagaatttcaagagccttaaaaagttttaaggaatttcaaaatatttcaaaggttttgaaatattgtatggtatttgaagagattccaaataattttgtgcaaatttcaatcattttaagcgattccaaagtatttaaaagatttatggagattaaaaaaaatccaaggaattttcaagatctttaaatagtttgaaaggatttgaaataatttagggtattttttataaatctaaggAATTTCGtgtagattttaatcattttaagcaattctgaaccattttaaatattccgagaaattttcaagagctttagaaatttgtaaaggatttgaaatatttttggggaattttaaaagattccgagaaatttttgatagattttcaaGTCTTAAGAattttcacgggatttcaaaatatttcgaaggtttGGAATATTCcggggtattttaaaagaatccaagaattttaaacatttcagagtatttaaaaaatacaagacaTTTTCAGggactttaaaatgtttaaaaggattggaaatatttgaggatattctAAAAGAATCCAAGgaactttttgtagattttaattttttaaggaattccacagcattttaaagacttgaaagtatttgaaatattccacgagattttcaagatctttagaaagttttaaaggatttcaaatattgaggggtacttttaaaaattccgaaaaaactttcaatagatttaaataatttaaagagatttccgagaatttgaaagaatttgagtttttttttcaaatcccaggactttcaagagccttaaaaagttttaaggcatttcaaaatatttcaaaggttttgaaattttgtatggtataataataattatttgaaatattttagagtatttttaaagattccaagaaattttttatagatttcaataatttaaagagattttagaggatttttttattttaggatattttgaaaataatgtgaaagattttagggtatttaaaaaattttaataaactttcaagagctttaaaaagattaaaaggatttaaaatattttagggtatttttaaagaatttaaggaatttttttgtaaattttaatcattttaaggcattttaaaacattttcaatattttaaagtattttaaatgttccgAAAAATTGTCAAGAGCTTTAGAAAGTATTAAGGGATTTGAcatattttgagggattttaaaatatttcgaaggttttgaatattttaggttatttcataagaattttaaagattttagggtttttaaacaaattcaattaattgtcaagagcttcaaaaatttgtgaatgatttggaatactttagggtattttaaaagagcccaagaagttttttttatagattttaatcattttgaggaatttcacagcattttaaagacctgaaagtatttgaaatattccgGGTAATTGTCAAGACCTTTAGAaagttttaaaggttttgaaaaatgttagggtttttaaaagattcttaaagagaatttagactattttttactttaggatattttaaaacgaattttaaagattttagggtatttaaacaaatttaatgaactttcaagagatttaaaaagattaaaaggatttaaaatattttagagtatttttaaagaatgtaaggaattttgtgcaaatttcaattattttaagggattccaaagtgttttaaagatttagggagattaaaaaaactccaaggaattttcaagggctttaaaaagtgtaaaagaattggaaatattttagggtactttaaaaGAATCCAAGGAACTTTTTGATGGtttaatcattttaaggaattccacagtattttaaagacttgaaagtatttgaaatattccgaGAGATTATCAAGAGCTTCAGAAAGTTTTAAGGGCTTTGacatattttaaggtattttaaaagattccgagaaattttaaatacatttcaatactttaaagagatttcagagtatttttttaaatcccaagaatttcaagagccttaaaaaattttaagggattttaaaatatttcaaaggttttgaatattttagggtactttaaaagaatctctaagattttagggtttttaaacaaattcaatgaattttcaatagcttcaaaaatttgtaaatgatttggaatattttagggtattttaaaagaatccaaggaatttttaatagatttcaataatttaaggagattttagaggatttttttattttagaatatttttaaagaattttaaagatttcaaggtatttaaaaaatttaaagaaatttcaagagcttgAAAAAGcttaaaaggttttgaaataatttagggtatttttaaagaatctaaaggatttgttgtaaattttaattgttttaaggaattttaaagcattttaaatatttgaaggcgTTTTGAATATTccgagaaattttcaagagcttcagaaagttttaaaggatttgaaatattttaggaaattttaaaagattccgaaaaaacttttaatagatgtcaataatttaaagaaattttagaagatttgaaagaatttagagtattttcttgaaaatcccagGACTTTCAAGAGCGTTCAAAAGTTTTaggtcatttcaaaatatttcaaaggttttgaaatattttatggtatttgaagagaatccaaggaatttttgtagattttaattattttaagggattccaaagtatttttaagattttagggtatttcaaaaaaaaatcaaggcatttttaatagcttcaaaaagtttaaaaggatttcaaatattttagggtattttaaaagaattcagcgaatttttggtagattttaatcattttaaaggatttgaaatattgtagggtattttaaaatatttgaagcattttttcatagatttcatttacttaaagagatttaaaaggtccaagtgttttcaaaatatcttaaaagatttgtttcaatataatattgaattgagataataattatttcaaatgttttagggtatttttaaagattccattgaatttttaatagattccaataatttaaagggattttaaaggattaaaaatatcaaaggaaTTTATAAGagccttaaaaacttttaacggatttaaaaacatttccaagatttagaatattttagggtattttaaatgaatccaaGAAATTTCATTGTAAATTGCATTTACgagtatttaaaggaatttctcaACACTTCCAAGATTTGGAAGCATTTCAAATATtccgagaaattttcaaaagttttagaaagttttaaaggatttgaaatattgaagggtattttttttttaatcccaggaatttcaagagctttaaaaagttttaagggatttgaaatatgttaaggtatttttcaaaaatctcgaaaaatttaAAGAGCCTTAAAATGTGTCGcgggttttcaaaagatttgttttaatataatttggaattaatatagtaataatgattttaaatattttagggtattttaaaagatgtcaagctatttctaatagatttcaataatttaaagagatttaagaggattttgaacattttaaggcATTCGAAAgactccaagaaatttttaatagatttcaataatttaaaggaatttttaagagccttCAAAagtttcaacggatttcaaattaatccaaagattttgaatattttagggtattttaaaagatgtcaagctATTTCTAATaggattcaataatttaaagagatttcagaggattttaaatattttagggcgtTTGAAAGActccaagacatttttaatagatttcaagaatttaaaggaatttttaagagccttGAAAagttttaacggatttcaaattaatccaaagattttgaatattttagggtattttaaaacatttcaagctaTTTCTAATaggattcaataatttaaagagatttcagaggattttaaatattttagggtgttcgtcaaaaaatttaaggaattttcaatggcCTTGACAGAgaggctttaaaaagttttaagggattttgaattatttcaaaggcttcaaaatattttatggtacttgaagggaattaaaggaatttttatattttttaattattttaaaggattccaaagtatttaaaaaatttagcgatattagaaaaaatacaagaaatttttaatatttataatatttcaaaggttttggaatattttagggtattttcacaGAGTTGCAAGggtttttaaaatatctcaaaggATTTGCTTAAATgtaatattgaattattataaaaataattgtttgacatattttaaggtattataaaagaatacaaggattttgttgttgttgaaatttcaatcatttttacgaattccaaagcattttaaatatttcgataaatttgcaaaagctttaaaatattttagggtattttaaaagattccgagaaacttttaatatatttcaataaattaaaggaatttaaaggatttaaaagatcaaaggaatttttaagagccaTAAAAAGTTTCAACGGAttccaaaatattacaaaagtttggaatattttagggtattttaaaagaatctaaggaattttttgtagattttagtcatttttaagaattccaaagcattttaaatattccgaTAAATCTGCAAAAGCTTCAGAAAgtcttaaaggatttgaaatatttaagggtattttaaaatattctaaccatttttaatagattttaatcattacaattaataattaataataattgttttagggtattttaaaagaatccaagaattttgaagattttaggatattaaaaacaatgcaatcaatttttaagagctctttaaaaagattcaagggttttgaaatattttagggtatttttaaagaatccaaggaatttttggtagattttaatcattttaaaggattccaaagctttaaaaactttcaaatgattttaaatactctagggtattttaaacaattctgagaaatttttaatatattttaataatttaaagagattttacaggatttaaaagatttcagggtatCTTAAAaagtccaagaaattttcaagatccCTTAAAaagtccaagaaattttcaagatcccttaaaagtttcaagggattgaaaaatactttaaaggatttgaaatatgtcagagtattttaaaagactcaaaaaagtttgtagattttaattatttaaaagtattctaaAGTGTCTGAAAGACTTTTCtgtacttttaaaacttttatggaaatttccagaactttcaaaagttttatgggattttaaaatattttaagggatttcagaaaattgcaattttttagcttattttcaaatattctaagatttttaatcgatttcaataattaaaacggatttttcaaatattttgaaggaatttaggtaatttaaagaaatccaaGAAATTTTATAGAGATTTCCGAGGGAATTCGAATTTTCGAAACTTCACattttcaagggaattcaaaagattctaatttttttcaatattgtatggtattttataagatttccgaggtattttatataaattttccaggatatcGGTGAATATTTCAAGGTGCTTttaacatatttgaaatattttgggatatttcaaaagattctaaagagtttttaatatattttaatatattataaagaatttaaaatcattttcgctatttttaaattttccaaggaattttgaaaagcttaaaaaatatcaaaggtttttaaaagatttaaattgttttatggtaTTTATAatggatttcaatcatttaaattgtttctaagaatttaaaaaatatggattttttttagttccaaaggAA
It encodes:
- the LOC117171946 gene encoding uncharacterized protein LOC117171946 isoform X2; translation: MSFYGNPLKHGKGVNKPFRSPLIKTDPNQDRGDGSPNSRRLNTPSKVNQISRVKSLGFKSPMRAHGFISPLKPLEIMSPSKELEVKAVSKSLIGLGSPLKRLEHKSLGTKISLRPIENTPPKTSRIVSSKSSEKGVKKSLSLENELSSKEKDRDTHEKVENSSPKFFSNEKSLKSKLRSPAKDLDSEIKEEKSPIKNIDLNTPPPSPMILEVIKSPEYQPVVKLRKLSSDLQKISKQDLAILINRINEKQRKMAELRAIIPHNRKIPEVNEERSGEKKT
- the LOC117171946 gene encoding uncharacterized protein LOC117171946 isoform X1, with translation MSFYGNPLKHGKGVNKPFRSPLIKTDPNQDRGDGSPNSRRLNTPSKVNQISRVKSLGFKSPMRAHGFISPLKPLEIMSPSKELEVKAVSKSLIGLGSPLKRLEHKSLGTKISLRPIENTPPKTSRIVSSKSSEKGVKKSLSLENELSSKEKDRDTHEKVENSSPKFFSNEKSLKSKLRSPAKDLDSEIKEEKSPIKNIDLNTPPPSPMILEVIKSPEYQPVVKLRKLSSDLQKISKQDLAILINRINEKQRKMAELRAIIPHNRKHNLEEVLASIMKWREAFVEALETLRASLAEKNGRPFSTSDVLKLLSIPNSIVNFSEEENDYIFPKL